One region of Tamandua tetradactyla isolate mTamTet1 chromosome 6, mTamTet1.pri, whole genome shotgun sequence genomic DNA includes:
- the COPRS gene encoding coordinator of PRMT5 and differentiation stimulator has product MDPQAARAQEPGATEPPRCPTLPSAREASPSPGIGFAIPDHPQPKETETQKAMDRLASGAQSITNDTPSHDEGTHSEEEGFPLEDEDSEGEPNPWELPEGMSDSMSKVQTADLFNEDWDLELKTDQENPYDADDIQGSISQEVKPWVCCAPQGDMIYDPSWHHPPPLIPHYSKMVFETGQFDDAED; this is encoded by the exons ATGGACCCTCAGGCCGCCCGGGCCCAGGAGCCGGGGGCCACGGAGCCGCCTCGGTGCCCGACGCTGCCGAGCGCGCGGGAGGCGTCCCCCAGCCCGGGG ATTGGATTTGCCATACCTGACCACCCCCAGCCAAAGGAGACAGAGACTCAGAAGGCCATGGATCGGCTAG CCAGTGGAGCACAGAGCATCACAAATGATACCCCTTCCCATGATGAAGGCACCCACTCTGAAGAGGAAGGCTTTCCTCTGGAAGATGAAGATTCTGAAGGAGAGCCAAATCCCTGGGAGCTGCCAGAAGGAATGTCCGACAGCATGTCCAAGGTGCAGACTGCTGATCTGTTTAATGAGGATTGGGACTTGGAATTGAAAACAGATCAAGAGAATCCATATG ATGCTGATGACATCCAGGGGAGCATTTCTCAAGAGGTCAAACCTTGGGTGTGCTGTGCCCCACAAGGAGACATGATCTATGACCCCAGCTGGCACCATCCACCTCCACTGATACCCCATTATTCCAAGATGGTCTTTGAAACTGGACAGTTTGATGATGCTGAAGACTGA